A DNA window from Amycolatopsis sp. DSM 110486 contains the following coding sequences:
- a CDS encoding lysozyme, which produces MRTVPGNDRGGRWRRSLLIVAGVLVPGGLLTAPASAAPAADYSLAGDTYAGAQIAAHEGVHGGPDLARADVDQTLGHDVSGHTGAVDWKAASGSGARFTYVKATEGTGFVNPQFGGQYDGAHAAGIVRGAYHFARPDVSGGAEQAEYFIAHGGAWRGDGKTLPGALDIEYNPYGDACYGKSPADMTNWIADFTRTYLAKEGRSALIYTSTTWWKLCTGNTNRFGDTDPLWLARYAPQIGELPAGWDKQSIWQFSRTGGLPGDQNYYNGPFNRVQALASGPSAAA; this is translated from the coding sequence ATGCGAACAGTGCCGGGAAACGACCGTGGCGGCCGGTGGCGGCGGTCTTTGCTGATCGTCGCCGGGGTGCTGGTGCCGGGAGGGCTGCTGACGGCGCCCGCCTCGGCTGCTCCGGCAGCCGACTACTCACTCGCCGGGGACACCTACGCGGGCGCGCAGATCGCGGCGCACGAAGGGGTGCACGGGGGTCCTGACCTGGCCCGGGCCGACGTCGACCAGACGCTCGGACACGACGTGAGCGGGCACACGGGCGCTGTCGACTGGAAGGCGGCGAGCGGGTCGGGCGCGCGGTTCACCTACGTCAAGGCGACGGAGGGCACGGGGTTCGTCAACCCGCAGTTCGGCGGGCAGTACGACGGCGCGCACGCCGCCGGGATCGTCCGCGGCGCCTACCACTTCGCGCGGCCCGACGTATCCGGCGGCGCGGAGCAGGCCGAGTACTTCATCGCGCACGGCGGGGCCTGGCGTGGGGACGGCAAAACGCTGCCCGGCGCGCTCGACATCGAGTACAACCCGTACGGCGACGCCTGTTACGGCAAGAGCCCGGCCGACATGACCAACTGGATCGCCGACTTCACGCGCACCTACCTCGCGAAGGAAGGCCGCAGCGCACTGATCTACACGTCCACCACGTGGTGGAAACTCTGTACCGGCAACACGAACCGCTTCGGCGACACGGATCCGCTGTGGCTCGCGCGATACGCACCGCAGATCGGCGAGCTGCCGGCGGGCTGGGACAAGCAGAGCATCTGGCAGTTCTCCCGCACCGGCGGCCTGCCGGGCGACCAGAACTACTACAACGGCCCGTTCAACCGGGTGCAGGCGCTGGCGAGCGGGCCGTCCGCCGCGGCCTGA
- a CDS encoding RNA polymerase sigma-70 factor produces MEESGSATLDDAAEVFAQVRPRLFGIAYRMLGSAADAEDVLQEVWLRWQKADRSVVENPAAYLATTTTRQAINATRTAYARRETYIGPWLPEPVDTTADPQLGAERAAALEVAVLMLLEKLTPTERAAYVLREAFDYPYSQIAEIIQTTEVTARQYVSRARKHLAAEKRKPVSEAERKKLLAAFLAAAQAGDLPALEQLFASDVVSYSDGGGVARAARSAIFGPATLAKVIRAYQPFFWTDADIVFTQVNGELAAVLSRNGAVYGVISFTSTEDGIDKILWMLNPGKLTAALPTD; encoded by the coding sequence ATGGAAGAGAGCGGAAGCGCCACTCTCGACGATGCGGCCGAGGTCTTCGCGCAGGTGCGCCCGCGGCTGTTCGGCATCGCGTACCGCATGCTCGGCAGCGCGGCCGACGCGGAGGACGTGCTGCAGGAGGTGTGGCTGCGCTGGCAGAAGGCCGACCGCTCGGTGGTCGAGAACCCGGCCGCCTACCTCGCGACCACGACCACGCGCCAGGCGATCAACGCCACGCGCACCGCGTACGCGCGGCGCGAGACCTACATCGGGCCCTGGCTGCCCGAGCCCGTCGACACGACGGCCGACCCGCAGCTCGGCGCCGAGCGCGCCGCCGCGCTGGAGGTCGCCGTGCTGATGCTGCTGGAGAAGCTCACGCCGACCGAGCGCGCCGCGTACGTGCTGCGGGAGGCGTTCGACTACCCGTACTCGCAGATCGCCGAGATCATCCAGACCACCGAGGTCACGGCACGCCAGTACGTGAGCCGCGCCCGCAAGCACCTCGCGGCGGAGAAGCGCAAGCCCGTGAGCGAGGCGGAGCGGAAGAAGCTGCTCGCCGCGTTCCTGGCCGCCGCGCAGGCCGGGGACCTGCCGGCGCTGGAGCAGCTTTTCGCCTCCGACGTGGTGAGCTACTCCGACGGCGGCGGCGTCGCCCGGGCCGCGCGCTCGGCGATCTTCGGCCCGGCCACGCTCGCGAAGGTCATCCGCGCGTACCAGCCGTTCTTCTGGACGGACGCCGACATCGTCTTCACCCAGGTCAACGGCGAGCTCGCCGCGGTGCTCAGCCGCAACGGCGCCGTGTACGGCGTCATCAGCTTCACCTCCACGGAAGACGGCATCGACAAGATCCTCTGGATGCTCAACCCCGGCAAGCTGACCGCCGCGCTGCCCACGGACTGA
- a CDS encoding DNA topology modulation protein FlaR, translating to MRRVVLLGRGGAGKSTFATRLGAALDLPVVELDALFWPPDLAPMPAERWAEVQEQLAGESRWILDGDLGPYDVLKPRLEKADTVVVLDFPLWRCAWRALRRGKEDRAFWHWLVTYRRRALPVVDAALAEHAKHATVHRLRNPRAVEGFLSRVDQAPT from the coding sequence GTGCGGCGGGTCGTCCTCCTCGGCCGTGGTGGCGCGGGCAAGTCGACGTTCGCCACGCGCCTCGGCGCCGCCCTCGACCTGCCCGTTGTGGAGCTCGACGCGCTGTTCTGGCCGCCGGACCTCGCGCCGATGCCGGCCGAGCGGTGGGCCGAGGTCCAGGAACAGCTGGCCGGCGAGTCGCGCTGGATCCTCGACGGTGACCTCGGTCCGTACGACGTGCTGAAACCCCGCCTCGAAAAGGCCGACACCGTCGTGGTGCTCGACTTCCCGCTCTGGCGCTGCGCCTGGCGAGCGCTGCGCCGCGGAAAGGAGGACCGGGCCTTCTGGCACTGGCTCGTCACCTACCGCCGCCGCGCGCTGCCTGTCGTCGATGCCGCCCTCGCCGAGCACGCCAAGCACGCCACCGTGCACCGGCTCAGGAACCCCCGCGCTGTCGAGGGGTTCCTGAGCCGCGTGGATCAGGCGCCGACGTAG
- a CDS encoding excinuclease ABC subunit UvrA, with protein MTKATAKAQPSSAPQGADSHDMIRVHGARVNNLKDVSVELPKRRLTVFTGVSGSGKSSLVFGTIAAESQRLINETYSAFVQGFMPTLARPDVDVLEGLTTAIIVDQERMGADPRSTVGTATDANAMLRILFSRLGKPYIGSPQAFSFNVASISGGGAVTFERAGRTVKERRSFSITGGMCPRCEGRGKVNDIDLTALYDENKSLNEGAITIPGYSMEGWYGRIFRGSGFFDPDKPIKKFTKKQLNDLVYKEPTKIKVEGINLTYSGLVPAIQKSFLSKDVDAMQPHIRAFVERAVTFTTCPECEGTRLSAEARSSKIGELSIADACALQISDLAEWVSGLKEPSVAPLLTSLRHTLDSFVEIGLGYLSLDRPSGTLSGGEAQRTKMIRHLGSSLTDVTYVFDEPSIGLHPHDIQRMNGLLRQLRDKGNTVLVVEHKPETIAIGDHVVDLGPDAGGGGGEVVYEGSVEGLRKSGTRTGRHLDDRAKVKPSVRTPSGALEVRGASTHNLQDVDVDIPLGVLVVVTGVAGSGKSSLIHGSVSGGDDVVTVDQAAIRGSRRSNPATYTGLLEPIRKAFAKANGVKPALFSANSEGACPNCNGAGVVYTDLAMMAGVATPCEVCEGKRFQAEVLEYHLGGRDISEVLTMSVAEAEEFFGDGEAKLPAAHKILQRLADVGLGYLTLGQPLTTLSGGERQRIKLATNMGADGGVYVLDEPTAGLHLADVEQLLGLLDRLVEAGKSVIVIEHHQAVMAHADWIIDLGPGAGHDGGRVVFEGTPADLVAKRATLTGEHLADYVGA; from the coding sequence ATGACCAAGGCCACGGCGAAGGCCCAGCCCTCGTCCGCGCCGCAGGGCGCCGACAGCCACGACATGATCCGTGTGCACGGCGCGCGCGTGAACAACCTCAAGGACGTCAGCGTCGAGCTCCCGAAACGCCGCCTGACCGTGTTCACCGGCGTGTCCGGCTCGGGCAAGAGCTCGCTGGTTTTCGGCACGATCGCCGCGGAGTCGCAGCGGCTGATCAACGAGACCTACAGCGCCTTCGTGCAGGGCTTCATGCCCACGCTCGCCCGGCCCGACGTCGACGTGCTCGAAGGCCTCACCACGGCGATCATCGTGGACCAGGAGCGGATGGGCGCCGACCCGCGGTCCACTGTGGGCACGGCGACCGACGCCAACGCGATGCTGCGGATCCTCTTCAGCCGCCTCGGCAAGCCGTACATCGGTTCGCCGCAAGCGTTTTCCTTCAACGTCGCCTCGATCAGCGGCGGCGGCGCGGTGACTTTCGAACGCGCCGGGCGGACGGTGAAGGAGCGCCGCAGTTTCAGCATCACCGGCGGCATGTGCCCGCGGTGCGAGGGCCGCGGCAAGGTCAACGACATCGACCTCACCGCGCTCTACGACGAGAACAAGTCGCTCAACGAAGGCGCCATCACCATCCCGGGCTACAGCATGGAGGGCTGGTACGGCCGCATCTTCCGCGGCAGCGGCTTCTTCGACCCGGACAAGCCGATCAAGAAGTTCACGAAAAAACAGCTGAACGACCTGGTGTACAAGGAACCGACGAAGATCAAGGTCGAGGGCATCAACCTCACCTACTCGGGCCTCGTGCCCGCGATCCAGAAGTCGTTCCTGTCCAAGGACGTCGACGCGATGCAGCCGCACATCCGCGCGTTCGTGGAGCGAGCGGTCACCTTCACCACCTGCCCGGAGTGCGAAGGCACGCGCCTGTCGGCGGAAGCGCGCTCGTCGAAGATCGGCGAGCTCTCCATCGCCGACGCGTGCGCCCTGCAGATCAGCGACCTCGCCGAGTGGGTGAGCGGGCTGAAGGAACCGTCGGTCGCTCCCCTGCTGACGTCGCTGCGGCACACGCTCGACTCGTTCGTCGAGATCGGGCTGGGCTACCTCTCGCTCGACCGGCCGTCGGGCACGCTCTCGGGCGGCGAGGCGCAGCGCACCAAGATGATCCGCCACCTCGGGTCGTCGCTGACCGACGTGACCTACGTGTTCGACGAGCCGAGCATCGGCCTGCACCCGCACGACATCCAGCGCATGAACGGCCTGCTGCGGCAGCTGCGGGACAAGGGCAACACGGTGCTCGTCGTGGAGCACAAGCCGGAGACGATCGCGATCGGCGACCACGTCGTCGACCTCGGCCCCGACGCGGGCGGCGGCGGCGGCGAGGTCGTGTACGAGGGCAGCGTCGAGGGCCTGCGCAAGTCCGGCACCCGCACCGGGCGTCACCTCGACGACCGCGCGAAGGTCAAGCCATCGGTGCGCACGCCGTCGGGCGCGCTCGAGGTGCGCGGCGCGAGCACGCACAACCTGCAAGACGTGGACGTCGACATCCCGCTCGGCGTGCTCGTGGTCGTCACGGGCGTGGCGGGTTCGGGCAAGAGCTCACTCATCCACGGCTCGGTCTCCGGCGGCGACGACGTGGTGACCGTGGACCAGGCTGCGATCCGCGGCTCGCGGCGCAGCAACCCGGCCACCTACACCGGCCTGCTGGAGCCGATCCGCAAGGCTTTCGCGAAGGCCAACGGCGTGAAGCCGGCCCTGTTCAGCGCCAACTCCGAGGGCGCGTGCCCGAACTGCAACGGCGCGGGCGTCGTCTACACCGACCTCGCGATGATGGCCGGCGTCGCCACGCCGTGCGAGGTGTGCGAGGGCAAGCGGTTCCAGGCCGAGGTGCTGGAGTACCACCTGGGCGGGCGCGACATCAGCGAGGTGCTCACGATGTCGGTGGCCGAGGCCGAGGAGTTCTTCGGCGACGGCGAGGCGAAACTCCCTGCGGCGCACAAGATCCTGCAGCGCCTGGCCGACGTCGGGCTCGGCTACCTCACGCTCGGCCAGCCGCTCACCACACTCTCGGGCGGCGAGCGCCAGCGGATCAAGCTGGCCACGAACATGGGCGCCGACGGCGGCGTCTACGTGCTCGACGAGCCGACCGCCGGCCTGCATCTGGCCGACGTCGAACAGCTGCTGGGCCTGCTGGACCGGCTTGTCGAGGCCGGCAAGTCCGTGATCGTCATCGAGCACCACCAGGCCGTGATGGCCCACGCCGACTGGATCATCGACCTCGGCCCCGGCGCCGGCCACGACGGCGGGCGCGTCGTGTTCGAGGGCACGCCGGCCGACCTCGTCGCGAAGCGCGCGACACTGACCGGCGAGCACCTGGCGGACTACGTCGGCGCCTGA
- a CDS encoding VOC family protein — MSATQGIKTVLHSVSDLSKAKEVYTALLGIAPQADSEYYVGFDTAGQHIGLVPNGGPQASPSPVAYWHVDDIEAKLAEVTAAGAVVREQPKNVGGGRLVATFTDPDGNVLGLVQDR, encoded by the coding sequence ATGTCCGCCACGCAGGGCATCAAGACCGTGTTGCACTCCGTCTCCGACCTGAGCAAGGCCAAGGAGGTCTACACCGCGCTGCTCGGGATCGCGCCACAGGCCGACAGCGAGTACTACGTCGGCTTCGACACCGCCGGCCAGCACATCGGCCTCGTGCCGAACGGCGGTCCGCAGGCCTCGCCCTCGCCCGTGGCCTACTGGCACGTCGACGACATCGAGGCGAAGCTGGCCGAGGTGACCGCGGCGGGCGCCGTGGTGCGGGAGCAGCCGAAGAACGTCGGCGGCGGGCGCCTCGTCGCCACCTTCACCGACCCGGACGGCAACGTGCTGGGCCTGGTCCAGGACCGCTGA
- a CDS encoding GntR family transcriptional regulator: protein MPDKETRNERVYLSLREEILSGAREPGSPLRTAELCKRFECSVGVARESLLRLAERDLVQERPMQGFRVAALSEADLRDLTEARLEIETLALKHSVREGDAAWEAHVVGAHHLLLVTPRADDPQPSVAAGKAHGAFHTALLEGCRNQRILAMAYRLRDKGELYRRWSVAEPAGERDVDAEHRGLLDAVLARDADLAADRLAAHLKTTHDVLVKGL from the coding sequence GTGCCCGACAAGGAGACCCGCAACGAGCGCGTGTACCTGAGCCTGCGCGAGGAGATCCTCTCCGGCGCGCGCGAACCGGGCTCGCCGCTGCGCACGGCGGAGCTGTGCAAACGCTTCGAGTGCAGCGTCGGCGTCGCGCGCGAGAGCCTGCTGCGCCTCGCCGAGCGCGACCTGGTGCAGGAGCGGCCGATGCAGGGCTTCCGCGTCGCGGCCCTGTCGGAGGCAGACCTTCGGGACCTCACCGAGGCCCGGCTGGAGATCGAGACGCTCGCGTTGAAACATTCGGTGCGCGAGGGCGACGCGGCGTGGGAGGCGCACGTGGTCGGCGCGCACCACCTGCTGCTCGTCACCCCGCGCGCGGACGACCCGCAGCCCTCCGTCGCCGCCGGCAAGGCCCACGGCGCGTTCCACACCGCACTGCTCGAAGGCTGCCGCAACCAGCGCATCCTCGCGATGGCCTACCGGCTGCGCGACAAGGGCGAGCTCTACCGCCGCTGGTCCGTCGCGGAGCCGGCCGGCGAGCGCGACGTCGACGCCGAGCACCGCGGCCTGCTCGACGCCGTGCTCGCCCGCGACGCCGACCTCGCGGCCGACCGCCTCGCCGCCCACCTCAAGACGACCCACGACGTGCTCGTGAAGGGCCTCTGA
- a CDS encoding glycine/betaine/sarcosine/D-proline family reductase selenoprotein B — protein sequence MTTQADSRTYDFDANVAGSVLGIPPLSVPTFGAPELTPLRKPPADATVGLLVTCGAYYPDQKRLEQRSDLSYRLLPRERDLSDVLFAHMTPIRAFALADPNVAYPRDTMLDLERAGVIGRYADHAVSMVGSISQYDELATETAPRIVDEFAAMGVDLVPFCPQCHVAGGVLARAIERRGLPTTSLTTLHRAASAVKAPRATFLDFPLGCPCGRPREAEQQRAIVRAAVETGAAVDPADEWSLRRLPFQWAADGGRDWEALVTDLYRVDNEIRGSVRANLNAHVMTLEGQEKEFTIRCAC from the coding sequence ATGACCACCCAGGCTGACTCCCGGACCTACGACTTCGACGCGAACGTGGCGGGCTCCGTGCTCGGCATCCCGCCGCTGAGCGTGCCGACGTTCGGCGCGCCGGAGCTCACCCCGCTGCGCAAACCGCCGGCCGACGCGACCGTCGGGCTGCTCGTCACGTGCGGCGCCTACTACCCGGACCAGAAGCGCCTGGAGCAGCGCAGCGACCTGTCCTACCGCCTGCTGCCGCGCGAGCGGGACCTGTCGGACGTGCTGTTCGCGCACATGACGCCGATCCGCGCGTTCGCGCTGGCCGACCCGAACGTCGCGTATCCGCGCGACACGATGCTCGACCTCGAGCGCGCGGGCGTGATCGGCCGCTACGCCGACCACGCGGTGTCCATGGTCGGCTCGATCTCGCAGTACGACGAGCTCGCCACGGAGACCGCGCCGAGGATCGTCGACGAGTTCGCCGCGATGGGTGTGGACCTCGTGCCGTTCTGCCCGCAGTGCCACGTCGCCGGCGGGGTCCTCGCGCGCGCGATCGAACGTCGTGGCCTGCCGACCACCAGCCTCACCACGCTGCACCGCGCGGCTTCGGCGGTCAAAGCCCCTCGTGCGACGTTCCTCGACTTCCCGCTCGGCTGTCCGTGCGGCCGGCCCCGCGAGGCAGAGCAGCAACGCGCCATCGTCCGCGCCGCGGTGGAGACCGGCGCCGCCGTGGACCCGGCCGACGAGTGGTCGCTGCGCCGGCTGCCGTTCCAGTGGGCGGCCGACGGCGGCCGGGACTGGGAAGCGCTGGTGACCGACCTGTACCGCGTCGACAACGAGATCCGGGGGAGCGTGCGGGCGAACCTCAACGCGCACGTCATGACGCTGGAGGGGCAGGAGAAGGAGTTCACGATCCGCTGCGCCTGCTGA
- a CDS encoding SDR family NAD(P)-dependent oxidoreductase, with translation METKVLVTGATSGLGLAMATALAGAGARVAVSGRSGQRAREVAAELPGAFGVELDVRDETSVARAVEETWSRLGGLDLLVNNAGLGMRTVNPRFMTEPRGFWEVPVEGFRQVVETNLTGYFLVAREATPRMLAAGGGRIVNIAVSETTMSRAGFVPYGPSRAGSESLSRVMAADLRGTGVTVNLLLPGGATVTGMLPDAPAGHRFLEPEVMGPPIVWLASAEAAGVHDERIVAAEFEQWLSERVRRGTAPE, from the coding sequence ATGGAAACGAAGGTGCTAGTGACGGGCGCGACCAGTGGCCTCGGACTCGCCATGGCGACCGCGCTCGCCGGAGCCGGGGCGCGCGTCGCGGTGAGCGGACGGTCGGGGCAGCGGGCGCGCGAGGTCGCCGCCGAGCTGCCGGGGGCGTTCGGGGTCGAGCTGGACGTGCGCGACGAGACGTCGGTGGCCCGCGCCGTCGAGGAGACGTGGTCGCGGCTCGGTGGGCTCGACCTGCTGGTGAACAACGCCGGGCTCGGCATGCGCACGGTCAACCCGCGGTTCATGACCGAGCCGCGGGGGTTCTGGGAAGTCCCGGTCGAGGGTTTCCGCCAGGTGGTCGAGACGAATCTGACGGGCTACTTCCTCGTGGCGCGGGAGGCCACGCCGCGGATGCTGGCCGCGGGTGGCGGGCGGATCGTGAACATCGCAGTGAGCGAGACGACCATGAGCAGGGCCGGGTTCGTGCCGTACGGCCCGTCGCGCGCGGGCAGCGAGTCGCTGTCGCGCGTGATGGCGGCGGACCTGCGCGGCACCGGCGTCACGGTGAACCTGCTGCTGCCCGGCGGCGCGACCGTCACGGGGATGCTGCCGGACGCGCCCGCCGGCCACCGCTTCCTGGAGCCGGAGGTGATGGGGCCGCCCATCGTGTGGCTGGCCTCGGCCGAGGCGGCCGGGGTGCACGACGAGCGCATCGTCGCCGCGGAGTTCGAGCAGTGGCTGAGCGAGCGTGTCAGGCGCGGAACTGCGCCGGAGTGA
- a CDS encoding GNAT family N-acetyltransferase: MTILVRKSGPADRPAVLALLDGARGLDLPPEERAAQGFVQGSFDEEKLSCFDTTTGVYLAEDDGEPAGVALTSPADSAGDGPPGRTVEVARAAGLTEGVFLYGPVTVAPAHRGQGVVRLLLAAVAEHLADHTAGVLFVERANEKSLAVHTHLGMKHVGDFTHAGREYAVFSFTPAQFRA, translated from the coding sequence GTGACGATCTTGGTGCGCAAGTCCGGACCGGCGGACCGACCGGCGGTCCTCGCGCTGCTCGACGGCGCCCGCGGACTCGACCTGCCCCCTGAAGAACGCGCCGCGCAGGGCTTCGTGCAGGGCAGCTTCGACGAGGAAAAGCTCTCCTGCTTCGACACCACCACCGGCGTCTACCTCGCCGAGGACGACGGCGAACCGGCCGGCGTCGCCCTGACGTCACCGGCGGACTCGGCCGGCGACGGCCCGCCCGGGCGCACCGTCGAGGTCGCGCGCGCCGCGGGCCTGACCGAAGGCGTGTTCCTCTACGGCCCCGTCACGGTCGCGCCGGCCCACCGCGGCCAGGGCGTGGTGCGGCTGCTGCTCGCCGCCGTGGCCGAACACCTCGCCGACCACACCGCGGGCGTGCTGTTCGTCGAACGCGCCAACGAGAAGTCGCTGGCCGTCCACACGCACCTCGGCATGAAACACGTCGGCGACTTCACGCACGCGGGCCGGGAGTACGCGGTCTTCTCGTTCACTCCGGCGCAGTTCCGCGCCTGA